The proteins below are encoded in one region of Shewanella putrefaciens:
- the mtrA gene encoding decaheme c-type cytochrome MtrA — translation MKNSHKMKNLLPALVISMAMSAVMSLCIAPSAHASKWDEKMTPEQVEATLDKKFAEGNYSPKGADSCLMCHKKSEKVMDLFKGVHGTIDSSKSPMAGLQCEACHGPMGQHNKGGNEPMITFGKQSTLSADKQNSVCMSCHQDDKRMSWNGGHHDNADVACASCHQVHVAKDPVLSKNTEMEVCTSCHTKQKADMNKRSSHPLKWAQMTCSDCHNPHGSMTDSDLNKPSVNDTCYSCHAEKRGPKLWEHAPVTENCVTCHNPHGSVNDAMLKTRAPQLCQQCHASDGHASNAYLGNTGLGSNVGDNAFTGGRSCLNCHSQVHGSNHPSGKLLQR, via the coding sequence ATGAAGAACAGCCACAAAATGAAAAACCTACTGCCGGCACTTGTCATCTCCATGGCAATGTCTGCAGTGATGTCTTTATGCATCGCACCGAGTGCTCACGCCTCCAAGTGGGATGAAAAAATGACCCCAGAGCAAGTGGAAGCGACCTTAGATAAGAAGTTTGCCGAAGGCAACTACTCACCTAAAGGCGCCGATTCTTGCTTGATGTGCCATAAGAAATCCGAAAAAGTCATGGACCTTTTCAAAGGTGTCCACGGCACCATTGACTCCTCCAAGAGCCCAATGGCTGGCCTACAATGTGAGGCGTGCCACGGCCCTATGGGTCAGCACAACAAGGGCGGCAACGAGCCGATGATCACTTTCGGTAAGCAATCGACCTTAAGTGCGGACAAGCAAAACAGCGTGTGTATGAGCTGTCACCAAGACGATAAACGCATGTCTTGGAATGGCGGTCACCATGACAACGCCGATGTTGCTTGTGCCTCTTGTCACCAAGTGCATGTCGCCAAAGATCCTGTGTTATCAAAAAACACTGAGATGGAAGTCTGTACCAGCTGCCATACCAAGCAAAAAGCGGATATGAACAAACGCTCAAGTCACCCACTCAAATGGGCGCAAATGACCTGTAGCGATTGCCATAATCCCCATGGGAGCATGACAGATTCCGATCTTAACAAACCTAGCGTTAATGATACCTGTTACTCCTGCCACGCCGAAAAACGCGGCCCAAAACTCTGGGAGCATGCACCCGTCACTGAGAATTGTGTCACCTGCCATAATCCTCACGGTAGTGTGAATGATGCCATGCTAAAAACCCGCGCACCGCAGCTGTGTCAGCAATGTCACGCCAGTGATGGCCACGCCAGCAACGCCTACTTAGGTAACACTGGTTTAGGTTCTAACGTCGGTGACAATGCCTTTACGGGTGGAAGAAGCTGCTTAAATTGCCATAGTCAGGTCCATGGTTCTAACCATCCATCTGGCAAGCTATTACAGCGCTAA
- a CDS encoding OmcA/MtrC family decaheme c-type cytochrome → MMNAQKSKIALLLAASAVTVALAGCGGSDGKDGNDGTDGGEPAPAIQTLNFTFNKSVVTNGVPSVEFTVTNEDDLPVIGLQKMRFAAAQLIPQGATGAGNASQWQYFGDETCDLAATCPGTFVDQKNGHYSYTFKMNLTANAKVTYNSQLAQRVLIRAYNTPLLDGTPIPNSNAFVDFTADTGATPTYSRKIVATESCNTCHQDLANVKHGGAYSDVNYCATCHTAGKVGVGKEFNVLVHAKHKDLTLGSLESCQSCHTQHDAAPDWSNWSRIPTAATCGSCHTAVDFAAGNGHSQQLDNSNCIACHNSDWTTELHTGKTADKKAVIAQLGMSATLAGQADDTAVLTVSILDQNGQAMDAAAVQDKIKRLETITNVGPNFPIMGYNPSPGSGAAKIAKDLVKDGALQAGVTVVEGKFVFTTPALPFGAGDTDTAFTFIGLEMCNTGTTLTACTADSATTSMKADLVFGTKSGNAPSMRHVNSVNFSTCQGCHSDTFELHKGHHSGFVMTEQVSHTKDANGNPIVGVDACVACHTPDGTYASGANKGGFEMKLHIVHGEQGVIKECTQCHNDFNLDAFKVKGALATSAGKYTTPITATCTSCHAPESIGHGLENMGAIVNGDYVQANQAAQSETCFYCHKPTPTDHTQVKM, encoded by the coding sequence ATGATGAACGCACAAAAATCTAAAATCGCACTGCTGCTGGCAGCAAGTGCAGTCACCGTGGCCTTAGCCGGTTGTGGTGGCAGCGATGGTAAAGATGGCAATGATGGTACTGATGGTGGCGAGCCTGCACCAGCGATCCAAACCCTTAATTTTACCTTTAACAAATCAGTCGTGACCAACGGTGTGCCTAGTGTTGAGTTCACTGTCACTAACGAAGATGACTTACCTGTGATTGGTCTGCAAAAAATGCGCTTTGCCGCAGCGCAGCTGATCCCGCAGGGTGCTACGGGTGCTGGCAATGCCTCACAGTGGCAATACTTTGGCGATGAAACCTGTGATCTTGCCGCCACTTGCCCGGGTACTTTTGTTGACCAGAAAAACGGTCACTACAGCTATACCTTCAAAATGAACCTGACCGCAAACGCTAAGGTCACGTACAATTCACAATTAGCCCAACGTGTGTTAATTCGTGCCTATAACACCCCGTTACTCGATGGTACTCCGATTCCAAATAGTAACGCCTTTGTCGACTTCACTGCCGATACGGGTGCAACCCCGACATACAGCCGCAAAATTGTTGCTACTGAAAGCTGTAACACTTGCCACCAAGACTTAGCCAATGTGAAACACGGTGGTGCTTATTCCGATGTGAACTACTGTGCAACTTGCCACACGGCGGGCAAAGTGGGCGTAGGTAAAGAATTTAACGTTCTGGTCCACGCTAAACACAAAGACTTAACCTTAGGTTCATTAGAAAGTTGCCAAAGCTGTCATACGCAACATGACGCCGCGCCAGATTGGAGCAATTGGTCTCGTATCCCCACTGCCGCCACTTGTGGAAGTTGTCATACCGCCGTCGATTTTGCTGCGGGTAACGGTCATTCACAACAGCTAGACAACTCCAACTGTATCGCCTGCCATAACAGCGATTGGACGACTGAACTTCACACTGGCAAGACCGCGGATAAAAAAGCCGTTATCGCTCAGTTAGGTATGTCAGCCACACTGGCCGGTCAAGCCGATGACACGGCAGTATTGACCGTATCTATCCTTGACCAAAACGGTCAAGCCATGGATGCCGCAGCGGTTCAAGATAAGATCAAACGCCTTGAAACCATCACCAACGTCGGCCCTAACTTCCCGATCATGGGCTACAACCCAAGCCCAGGTAGTGGTGCTGCGAAAATAGCGAAAGACTTAGTCAAAGATGGTGCACTGCAAGCGGGCGTGACCGTCGTAGAGGGTAAGTTTGTTTTCACGACACCTGCACTGCCCTTTGGCGCTGGCGATACCGACACAGCCTTTACCTTCATCGGTTTAGAAATGTGTAATACAGGCACCACACTCACGGCATGTACTGCAGACAGCGCAACCACGAGTATGAAAGCGGACTTAGTCTTTGGTACTAAATCCGGTAATGCCCCAAGCATGCGCCATGTAAATTCGGTTAACTTCAGCACTTGCCAAGGCTGTCACAGTGATACCTTCGAGCTTCACAAAGGTCACCATTCAGGCTTTGTGATGACTGAACAAGTGTCACATACTAAAGATGCCAATGGTAACCCTATAGTCGGTGTCGATGCTTGTGTGGCCTGTCATACTCCTGACGGTACCTATGCGAGCGGTGCGAACAAAGGTGGTTTCGAAATGAAACTGCACATTGTTCACGGTGAGCAAGGTGTTATCAAAGAATGTACTCAGTGCCATAACGACTTCAACCTCGATGCATTCAAGGTCAAAGGTGCGCTGGCAACTTCAGCAGGTAAATACACCACCCCAATTACCGCAACTTGTACTTCTTGCCATGCGCCAGAATCTATCGGCCACGGCCTAGAAAATATGGGTGCGATTGTGAATGGCGACTATGTTCAAGCGAACCAAGCGGCGCAGTCAGAAACCTGTTTCTACTGTCACAAACCCACACCAACAGATCACACTCAAGTGAAAATGTAA
- a CDS encoding OmcA/MtrC family decaheme c-type cytochrome, translating into MMKRFNFNTATKAMLGAGLLSLLLAGCGGDDGKDGEDGKPGVVGVNIDSTSTLKANFTNATVDAGKVTVNFTLENANGVAVLGLTKDHDIRFGIAQLTHVTEATADPAKPADRGFQWQAYINAKKEPGTAPADVDNLNPSAQYQANVESASKCDTCLVDNGDGSYSYTYQTNIATVTEPLTVTYNADATQRATLELELPQLAANAHLDWQPSTGKTEGIQTRNVVSIQACYTCHQPESLELHGGRRVDIENCASCHTATSGDPESGNSIEFTYMIHAIHKGGERHTFDATGAEVPAPYKIVGYGGKVIDYGKVGFPLKPAAECSACHVEGTGAPANADLFKADLSNQACIGCHTEKPSSHHSSSDCTSCHNATEPYGGTGSAAKRHGDVLKAYTDAEAMGVKFSNVGVNDTGKITFDVQVVDKDGNAIDKVFLDQGSRVVVAWDSDKDFPSYTAASYSNRRIALSEGTYNEATKTYSLTGTKFNLPADANGKTFELWSALAVCFNNGGYGVADIAPTDCSVANVRKVQVKEAPYHFVWKDTGVDSSATAKTRREIIDPAKCQGCHNQEIHHYDNGVNCQTCHTSDKTLTGNSSYPGGKIPTSFAWKAHEREGHYLKYGGVQSGTVLKTDCSTCHTDQGITLGRAPERTWRYGDTNNNGADIWVSSDAGACLSCHQKYLSDSAKSHIETNGGILNGSSAADVQTRASESCAVCHTPTQLREVHGN; encoded by the coding sequence ATGATGAAACGGTTCAATTTCAATACCGCAACAAAAGCGATGTTGGGTGCCGGTTTACTTTCACTCCTACTCGCCGGTTGCGGTGGTGATGATGGTAAAGATGGTGAAGATGGTAAACCAGGAGTTGTCGGTGTAAATATCGACTCTACTTCAACACTTAAAGCAAACTTTACCAATGCTACGGTCGATGCGGGTAAAGTGACTGTTAACTTTACATTAGAAAATGCTAACGGTGTTGCCGTTCTTGGTTTAACGAAAGATCACGACATACGTTTTGGTATCGCACAGCTGACTCACGTTACTGAAGCAACAGCCGATCCAGCGAAACCTGCTGATCGTGGCTTCCAATGGCAAGCCTATATCAATGCCAAAAAAGAACCTGGCACTGCGCCAGCAGATGTCGATAACTTAAACCCTTCGGCACAATATCAAGCTAACGTCGAATCAGCCAGTAAGTGTGATACATGCTTAGTAGACAATGGCGATGGTAGTTATAGCTACACCTATCAAACTAATATTGCGACTGTGACTGAGCCTTTAACCGTCACTTATAATGCAGACGCAACCCAGCGAGCTACGTTAGAACTTGAATTACCACAATTGGCGGCAAATGCTCACTTAGATTGGCAACCATCAACAGGTAAAACAGAAGGCATTCAAACCCGCAATGTCGTTTCAATCCAAGCTTGTTACACCTGTCACCAACCTGAAAGTCTAGAACTGCACGGTGGCCGTCGTGTCGATATTGAAAACTGTGCATCTTGCCATACTGCGACCTCAGGCGATCCAGAGTCAGGCAATAGCATTGAATTCACTTACATGATCCATGCTATCCACAAAGGTGGCGAACGCCATACCTTTGATGCAACAGGTGCAGAAGTACCAGCTCCCTATAAAATTGTCGGCTATGGCGGTAAAGTCATTGACTACGGTAAAGTCGGTTTCCCATTAAAACCTGCGGCTGAGTGTTCAGCTTGTCACGTTGAAGGAACTGGCGCTCCAGCCAATGCCGATCTATTTAAAGCCGATTTAAGTAATCAAGCTTGTATTGGTTGCCATACTGAAAAACCATCATCTCACCATAGCAGCAGTGATTGTACATCTTGCCACAATGCTACCGAGCCATATGGCGGCACAGGCAGTGCGGCTAAGCGTCATGGTGATGTACTAAAAGCTTACACAGATGCTGAAGCAATGGGCGTGAAGTTCAGCAATGTTGGCGTAAATGACACAGGCAAAATCACTTTTGATGTTCAAGTTGTCGATAAAGATGGCAATGCAATCGATAAAGTCTTTTTAGACCAAGGCTCACGCGTTGTAGTGGCCTGGGATTCTGATAAAGATTTCCCAAGCTATACTGCTGCGTCTTATAGCAACCGTCGTATCGCTCTAAGCGAAGGCACCTATAATGAAGCGACCAAAACCTATTCATTAACAGGTACTAAGTTCAACTTACCTGCCGATGCTAACGGTAAAACGTTTGAACTCTGGTCTGCATTAGCAGTGTGTTTTAACAATGGTGGTTACGGTGTTGCCGATATCGCTCCGACCGATTGTAGTGTCGCTAACGTACGTAAAGTGCAAGTTAAAGAAGCGCCATATCACTTTGTCTGGAAAGATACTGGTGTAGATAGCTCTGCAACAGCCAAAACACGCCGTGAAATCATTGACCCAGCTAAGTGTCAAGGCTGTCATAATCAAGAAATCCACCACTATGACAATGGCGTAAACTGCCAAACATGCCATACATCGGATAAGACTTTGACAGGTAATTCAAGCTATCCAGGTGGCAAAATCCCAACTAGCTTTGCTTGGAAGGCCCACGAACGTGAAGGCCATTATCTGAAGTATGGTGGAGTTCAATCAGGTACTGTACTAAAAACTGATTGTTCAACCTGTCATACCGATCAAGGTATTACCTTAGGACGTGCTCCAGAACGTACATGGCGTTATGGTGATACTAATAACAATGGTGCTGATATTTGGGTATCGTCTGATGCTGGCGCTTGTTTAAGCTGCCATCAGAAGTATCTGTCTGATTCTGCTAAATCTCATATTGAGACTAACGGTGGTATCTTAAATGGTAGCAGTGCAGCCGATGTTCAAACTCGCGCATCGGAAAGCTGTGCCGTTTGCCATACACCAACTCAATTACGTGAAGTTCACGGTAATTAG